From Deltaproteobacteria bacterium, one genomic window encodes:
- the hisB gene encoding imidazoleglycerol-phosphate dehydratase HisB, translated as MNREGQVERITKETRIKLSLRLSGEGTGKIGTGVAFLDHMLTLFSRHGLFDLTIAAKGDVEVDFHHVVEDVGICLGEAFRRALGDMKGIRRYGHAVVPMIEALAAVTVDVSARPHLVYNSLLGNEKVGTFDVELVEEFLRAFAQSSGVCLHVNVMYGSNAHHTVEAVFKALGRALSTAVELDPRVKGVPSTKGVLG; from the coding sequence ATGAACCGGGAAGGTCAGGTCGAGCGGATCACGAAGGAGACCCGGATCAAGCTCTCCCTGCGGCTTTCGGGGGAGGGGACGGGAAAGATCGGCACGGGGGTTGCCTTCCTCGACCACATGCTGACGCTGTTCTCGCGTCACGGGCTGTTCGACCTGACGATCGCGGCGAAGGGGGACGTCGAGGTCGACTTCCACCATGTGGTGGAGGACGTGGGGATCTGCCTCGGCGAGGCGTTCCGCCGGGCCCTCGGGGACATGAAGGGGATCCGCCGGTACGGGCACGCGGTCGTGCCGATGATCGAGGCGCTGGCGGCGGTGACGGTCGACGTTTCCGCGCGGCCGCACCTGGTCTACAACTCTCTCCTGGGGAACGAGAAGGTCGGAACGTTCGACGTCGAGCTCGTGGAAGAGTTCCTGCGGGCGTTCGCCCAGTCGTCGGGCGTCTGCCTGCACGTCAACGTGATGTACGGCTCCAACGCCCACCACACCGTCGAGGCGGTGTTCAAGGCGCTCGGGCGCGCCTTGTCCACGGCGGTCGAACTCGATCCGCGCGTCAAGGGCGTTCCCTCCACGAAGGGGGTTCTCGGGTGA